Proteins found in one Nitratiruptor sp. SB155-2 genomic segment:
- the argH gene encoding argininosuccinate lyase, translated as MSKMWSGRFNANASTLLDQFNASLPFDKELYLQDIQGSIAHATMLAKQGILSQEEAESIIHGLKTVKEKIENGQFEWNIEDEDIHMAIEKALTNLIGDAGKKLHTARSRNDQVALDFRLYVQQSNKDLIRLLANLMQTLINIAKNHTQTLIPGMTHLQHAQPISFAYHLLAYASMFKRDIERFQSSFERNNYSPIGCAALAGTPHPIDREMTAQELGFDAPTINCLDTVSDRDFALEILFNIATMFMHISRLSEELILWSSYEFGFVTLSDEYSTGSSIMPQKKNPDVPELLRGKTGRAYGNLMALLTVMKGLPLAYNKDMQEDKEGVFDSVKNAKISLEILNETLKTMNINKEKMEAATKIGHLTATDLADYLVEKIGIPFREAHFITGKAVALAEQKQKDLSELSLAELQSIDPRIQNDVLQYLDLQHSMNARNSYGGTAKEQVEKQIEYFERFLEELEG; from the coding sequence ATGAGTAAAATGTGGTCAGGTCGTTTCAATGCGAATGCAAGTACACTTCTCGATCAGTTCAATGCATCACTCCCTTTTGATAAAGAGTTGTATCTTCAAGATATACAAGGATCCATTGCGCATGCAACTATGTTAGCAAAACAGGGAATTTTAAGCCAAGAGGAAGCAGAGTCCATTATACATGGTCTTAAAACAGTAAAAGAGAAGATTGAAAACGGTCAGTTTGAGTGGAATATTGAAGATGAAGATATTCACATGGCCATTGAAAAAGCACTAACCAATTTGATAGGCGATGCAGGCAAGAAACTTCATACTGCAAGAAGCCGCAATGATCAGGTAGCTCTTGATTTCCGGCTCTATGTACAGCAGTCTAATAAGGATCTCATTAGACTTTTAGCCAATCTTATGCAAACGTTAATTAATATTGCAAAAAATCATACACAGACTCTTATTCCTGGCATGACACATTTACAACATGCACAGCCTATCAGTTTTGCATACCATCTTTTAGCGTATGCAAGTATGTTTAAAAGAGACATTGAAAGATTTCAAAGCAGTTTTGAAAGAAACAACTACTCTCCTATAGGATGTGCTGCACTTGCTGGGACTCCCCATCCAATCGACAGAGAGATGACAGCTCAGGAATTGGGGTTTGATGCCCCCACAATCAACTGTCTTGATACTGTAAGTGATCGAGATTTTGCATTGGAAATACTTTTTAACATTGCAACGATGTTCATGCATATATCCCGACTGTCTGAAGAGTTAATTCTATGGAGTAGTTATGAATTTGGATTTGTAACTCTAAGTGATGAATATTCTACCGGAAGCTCCATTATGCCCCAAAAGAAAAATCCAGATGTCCCGGAACTTCTAAGAGGTAAAACAGGAAGGGCTTATGGGAATCTCATGGCTTTGCTAACCGTTATGAAAGGTTTGCCATTAGCTTATAATAAGGATATGCAAGAGGATAAAGAGGGTGTATTTGATAGCGTTAAAAATGCGAAAATTTCCCTAGAAATTCTTAATGAAACACTTAAAACGATGAATATCAACAAAGAAAAAATGGAAGCGGCTACCAAAATAGGCCATCTGACAGCTACGGATTTGGCCGATTACCTGGTGGAAAAGATTGGTATCCCGTTTAGAGAAGCGCATTTTATCACTGGCAAAGCCGTTGCATTGGCGGAACAAAAGCAAAAAGATCTTAGTGAACTGAGTTTAGCAGAGCTACAGAGTATCGATCCAAGAATCCAAAATGATGTTTTACAATATCTTGATCTCCAACATTCGATGAATGCGAGAAACTCTTATGGAGGGACTGCAAAAGAGCAAGTTGAAAAACAGATAGAATACTTTGAAAGATTTTTAGAAGAGTTGGAGGGATGA
- a CDS encoding histidine triad nucleotide-binding protein: MCIFCKIVAGEIPSNKVLENEEFLAFHDINPKAPIHILIIPKHHVENFQSATPELMAKMTPFIQEVAKVLELDKTGYRLITNNGKDGGQEVMHLHFHMLGGAPLKWPYQAIEDVAKKNM, from the coding sequence ATGTGTATATTTTGTAAAATCGTAGCTGGAGAGATTCCATCAAATAAAGTCTTGGAAAATGAAGAGTTCCTTGCCTTTCACGATATCAATCCCAAAGCTCCTATCCATATTCTCATTATTCCAAAACATCATGTGGAAAATTTTCAATCTGCCACACCTGAGCTTATGGCAAAAATGACTCCTTTTATTCAAGAAGTCGCGAAAGTTTTGGAACTTGATAAAACTGGATATAGACTCATAACCAATAATGGAAAAGATGGGGGTCAAGAAGTTATGCATCTACATTTTCACATGCTAGGTGGAGCTCCTTTAAAATGGCCATATCAAGCAATCGAAGATGTTGCAAAGAAAAATATGTAA
- the pheS gene encoding phenylalanine--tRNA ligase subunit alpha gives MKDWLDKIEKILSLDELEELRIELFGKKGYFAKEFEKLKSLSKEEKPKVAKTLNEAKNLLFQTLQSKKDELLAKAIEEELQKEKIDVSLYAPRAQKGALHPVRYTLDKIIDYFVSLNYAVETGPLVEEDFYNFEALNLPKYHPARDMQDTFYFADGKLLRTHTSPVQIRTMQVQKPPIRMISPGSVFRRDFDLTHTPMFHQVEGLVVDEEGKVSFANLKYILEDFLRYMFGEVNIRFRPSFFPFTEPSAEVDISCIFCEGEGCRVCSHTGWLEVLGCGMVDPNVFKAVGYENVSGYAFGLGVERFAMLIHRIGDLRSLFEGDLRLLEQFR, from the coding sequence TTGAAGGATTGGTTGGATAAAATCGAAAAGATTCTCTCTCTGGATGAGCTTGAGGAGTTAAGGATAGAACTTTTTGGTAAAAAAGGCTATTTTGCCAAAGAGTTTGAAAAACTTAAAAGCCTTTCAAAAGAGGAGAAACCAAAAGTTGCCAAAACCTTAAATGAAGCGAAAAATCTTCTCTTTCAGACATTGCAGTCAAAAAAAGATGAGCTTTTAGCAAAGGCGATTGAAGAGGAGCTGCAAAAAGAGAAAATTGATGTATCTTTGTATGCGCCAAGAGCTCAAAAAGGAGCGCTTCATCCTGTACGATATACGCTCGATAAAATTATAGACTATTTTGTTTCATTGAACTATGCAGTGGAAACAGGACCGCTTGTAGAGGAAGACTTTTACAATTTTGAAGCGCTTAACCTTCCAAAATACCATCCGGCACGTGATATGCAAGATACATTCTATTTTGCCGATGGTAAACTTTTACGAACACATACCTCTCCCGTTCAAATACGAACGATGCAGGTGCAAAAACCTCCAATTCGTATGATTAGTCCAGGATCCGTTTTTCGAAGAGATTTTGACTTGACCCATACGCCTATGTTTCATCAAGTTGAAGGATTAGTGGTCGATGAAGAGGGTAAAGTCAGTTTTGCCAATTTAAAATATATATTGGAAGATTTTTTACGCTATATGTTTGGAGAAGTCAATATTCGATTTCGACCCAGTTTCTTTCCTTTTACAGAGCCAAGTGCAGAAGTGGATATAAGTTGTATTTTTTGTGAAGGAGAGGGGTGCCGGGTCTGCTCGCATACAGGATGGTTGGAAGTCCTTGGATGCGGTATGGTTGATCCAAATGTCTTCAAAGCCGTAGGCTATGAAAATGTAAGTGGATATGCATTTGGACTCGGTGTCGAGCGATTTGCGATGCTCATACATCGCATTGGTGACCTCAGAAGCCTTTTTGAAGGTGATTTACGTTTATTGGAGCAGTTTCGATGA
- the pheT gene encoding phenylalanine--tRNA ligase subunit beta — MIVTREWLQEWIDINDVPTQELITIFNSIGLEVAEYKKIEIPKNVVVGKVVSCQKHPNADKLNLCEVDVGEEKLQIVCGAKNVVHAEYVAVAKIGAMLPGDFHIKPAKLREVESFGMICSSTELGLPKLEEGIMILDHSIGTLEVGKELREYPLLNDEIIELELTANRGDCLSILGIARELSVVLERSIKEINYQKPDQMQIGIGRIVQFQPESDIESNVAYKAFQLETQENPLLIRYRTALVGEEFKNFADILGFYISHATGVVTRIYGLNFFTDEESYTIRIHKDENGYDAVYGTKKGSIIGVIQFDEAKPVQNDTIYILETSYIDPSSISKKMYEHPVKSDWVYYRSSRGSDPRLSIGLEYAKKYINEHYENPQFYAGRHEVEKEIVKEALKISFEQLNQIIGQEIEKTRVVDILKNLGFEIVSVSEDSLIVKPPVFRHDIANIQDIAEEVVRIYGIEKIDSRPLMYVEQNRITEAYLRYKAKKSIRERAVAQGYVETVSYIFVNKEELEKYGFATVHKNLDLINPITNEMNTLRTSLVPNLLQQLQNNIKNGYKRVKLFEIGTIFDQKREESEEFVLIFSGQKEPESVVNHGKAPVVDLPTFLNELSAIIGDFDVSEGEASHKLVHPYQVAKIIKDGKYIGQAYKLHLEMQKELDVPTTYIAQIDFEELTLIYPKAKEYSVYQRSLKDLSVVVDRTLPYESIKTVLEKNLPKEVRNFYPVDIYEDESLGDKKSVTIRFAIQSFEKTLTEEEISKILEKILKILQEEIGATLR, encoded by the coding sequence ATGATAGTTACAAGAGAGTGGTTACAGGAGTGGATCGATATTAATGATGTTCCTACTCAAGAATTGATTACTATTTTCAATAGCATCGGTTTAGAGGTTGCAGAATATAAAAAAATTGAAATCCCAAAAAATGTTGTAGTAGGAAAAGTTGTTTCATGTCAGAAACATCCAAATGCTGACAAGCTCAACCTTTGCGAAGTGGATGTGGGTGAAGAAAAACTGCAAATAGTCTGTGGTGCGAAGAATGTGGTTCATGCCGAATATGTCGCCGTTGCAAAAATTGGTGCGATGTTACCTGGAGACTTTCATATTAAGCCCGCAAAGCTTCGGGAGGTCGAGAGCTTTGGAATGATCTGTTCATCTACAGAGCTTGGTTTGCCAAAATTGGAAGAAGGCATTATGATTCTTGATCATTCCATTGGGACATTGGAAGTGGGAAAAGAGCTTCGAGAATACCCACTTTTGAATGATGAAATCATTGAATTGGAATTGACTGCCAACAGAGGAGATTGTTTAAGTATACTCGGAATCGCTAGAGAATTAAGCGTCGTCCTTGAAAGATCGATTAAAGAGATCAATTATCAAAAACCGGATCAGATGCAAATAGGTATCGGTCGCATAGTGCAATTCCAGCCAGAGAGCGATATTGAATCAAATGTGGCCTATAAAGCCTTTCAGCTTGAAACACAAGAAAATCCGTTACTTATACGATATCGTACCGCTTTGGTTGGTGAAGAATTCAAGAATTTTGCCGATATTCTTGGATTTTATATTTCACATGCAACTGGCGTAGTTACGCGAATCTATGGTTTGAATTTTTTTACAGATGAGGAGAGCTATACGATACGTATCCACAAAGATGAAAATGGTTATGATGCTGTTTATGGTACGAAAAAGGGTAGCATTATCGGAGTGATCCAATTTGATGAGGCGAAACCTGTTCAAAATGATACAATCTATATATTGGAAACAAGTTATATCGATCCAAGTTCTATATCGAAAAAGATGTATGAACATCCAGTAAAATCGGACTGGGTCTACTACAGAAGTTCAAGAGGTAGTGATCCTAGGCTCAGTATAGGTTTGGAGTATGCAAAGAAATATATCAATGAGCATTATGAAAATCCTCAATTTTATGCAGGGAGACATGAAGTAGAAAAAGAGATTGTAAAGGAAGCTTTAAAAATCTCATTTGAACAATTGAACCAAATCATTGGTCAAGAGATCGAAAAAACGAGAGTTGTCGATATATTGAAAAATTTAGGATTTGAAATAGTTTCAGTTTCAGAAGACTCTTTGATAGTGAAGCCGCCTGTTTTCCGTCACGATATTGCAAATATCCAAGATATTGCTGAAGAGGTAGTTCGAATCTATGGAATAGAAAAAATCGATTCGCGACCTTTAATGTACGTAGAGCAAAACAGAATTACTGAAGCCTATCTCCGATACAAAGCAAAAAAGAGTATACGCGAAAGAGCGGTTGCACAAGGTTATGTTGAGACTGTTAGTTATATTTTTGTCAATAAAGAAGAGTTGGAAAAATATGGTTTTGCAACCGTGCATAAAAATCTCGATCTGATCAATCCTATTACAAATGAGATGAATACGTTAAGAACATCACTTGTGCCAAATCTTTTGCAACAGCTGCAAAACAACATCAAAAATGGATACAAAAGGGTGAAACTTTTTGAAATAGGAACTATTTTTGATCAAAAAAGAGAGGAAAGTGAAGAGTTCGTTTTGATTTTCAGTGGGCAAAAAGAGCCAGAAAGCGTTGTTAATCATGGAAAAGCTCCTGTTGTGGACTTACCTACATTTCTCAACGAACTCTCAGCAATCATTGGTGATTTTGATGTGAGCGAAGGCGAAGCCTCTCATAAACTTGTTCATCCATATCAAGTTGCAAAAATTATAAAAGATGGGAAATATATTGGGCAGGCATATAAATTGCATCTTGAAATGCAAAAAGAGCTTGATGTACCAACCACATATATTGCTCAGATAGATTTTGAAGAACTTACTCTAATCTATCCGAAAGCAAAAGAATATTCTGTTTATCAGCGCTCGTTGAAAGATTTGAGTGTTGTCGTTGATAGAACGTTACCTTATGAAAGTATCAAAACAGTTTTGGAAAAAAATTTACCGAAAGAGGTTCGAAATTTTTATCCGGTAGATATCTATGAAGATGAATCTTTGGGAGATAAAAAAAGTGTAACGATACGATTTGCCATTCAGTCTTTTGAAAAGACACTGACAGAAGAGGAGATTTCTAAAATTTTAGAGAAGATTTTAAAGATTTTACAAGAAGAGATTGGAGCGACACTGCGATGA
- the aroA gene encoding 3-phosphoshikimate 1-carboxyvinyltransferase, producing the protein MSYVKVEKASSFELTISDIAPDKSISHRSAMFSLLSDEPSQIENFLRAEDTLNTLEIVKALGAQVEESDEKILIKPPKQIQEPKDVLDCGNSGTGMRLFCGLLAGINGFFVLTGDKYLRERPMARVAKPLRSIGAKIDGRDNGNKAPLALRGNTDLEPFDYESPIASAQVKSALILAALRAKGECSISEPELSRDHTERMLQGMGANIDTHWSHGRYRVDVVPLTKPLEPLKIRIPADPSSAFFFAVAAAIAPRSKVVLENITLNPTRIEAFKVLQKMGADVVFLEKENKYEPIGDIIVTHNSLHGVEVSENIPWLIDELPALAIAMAVADGRSIVRNAKELRVKESDRITCVVENLKKCGIQAQEFEDGYEIIGGELHSAAIDSCGDHRIAMSFLIAGLVSGMEVRDIECIKTSFPNFLDLLSQIVKVERGD; encoded by the coding sequence ATGAGCTATGTAAAGGTTGAAAAAGCCTCCTCTTTCGAGCTAACGATATCTGACATTGCTCCCGATAAATCGATATCTCACAGAAGCGCGATGTTTTCGCTCTTAAGTGATGAGCCATCCCAAATTGAAAATTTTCTGCGGGCTGAAGATACACTCAATACACTTGAAATCGTCAAAGCCCTTGGTGCTCAAGTAGAAGAGAGTGATGAAAAAATATTAATAAAGCCTCCAAAACAGATTCAAGAACCCAAGGATGTACTTGATTGTGGAAATAGTGGTACCGGAATGCGGCTTTTTTGTGGTTTGCTTGCAGGGATAAACGGTTTTTTTGTTCTAACAGGAGATAAATATCTTCGTGAACGTCCCATGGCAAGAGTAGCGAAACCTCTTCGATCCATAGGGGCCAAAATAGATGGTCGTGACAATGGAAATAAAGCTCCTTTGGCACTGCGTGGCAATACCGATTTGGAGCCTTTTGACTATGAAAGCCCCATAGCTTCAGCGCAAGTCAAAAGTGCCCTCATTTTAGCAGCTCTTCGTGCCAAGGGAGAGTGTTCTATAAGTGAACCGGAACTGAGTCGTGATCACACTGAGCGCATGTTACAAGGAATGGGCGCCAATATCGATACCCACTGGAGCCACGGTCGATACAGAGTCGATGTTGTTCCACTGACGAAACCTTTGGAACCGTTAAAAATTCGCATTCCAGCAGATCCTTCCAGTGCCTTTTTCTTTGCAGTTGCAGCTGCCATAGCTCCAAGAAGTAAAGTGGTACTTGAAAATATCACACTCAATCCAACTCGTATAGAAGCCTTTAAAGTTTTGCAAAAAATGGGTGCCGATGTTGTATTTTTGGAAAAAGAGAACAAATATGAACCAATTGGTGACATTATTGTAACTCATAACAGTTTGCATGGTGTGGAAGTAAGTGAAAATATTCCCTGGCTTATCGATGAGTTGCCAGCTCTTGCAATTGCCATGGCAGTAGCTGATGGAAGAAGTATTGTACGCAATGCAAAAGAACTGAGAGTCAAAGAGAGCGATCGGATCACCTGTGTCGTGGAAAATCTCAAAAAATGTGGGATCCAAGCACAAGAGTTTGAAGATGGATATGAGATCATAGGAGGAGAACTTCATTCAGCTGCAATTGACAGCTGTGGTGATCATAGAATTGCCATGAGTTTTTTGATAGCAGGGTTAGTGAGTGGAATGGAAGTACGCGATATAGAGTGTATCAAGACCTCATTTCCTAACTTCTTGGATCTTTTATCCCAGATTGTAAAGGTAGAGCGTGGAGATTAG
- a CDS encoding 4-hydroxy-3-methylbut-2-enyl diphosphate reductase, protein MEIRLAKSYGFCFGVKRAIKIAEESPNSVTFGPLIHNKNEIDRLKEKYNVELVEEIDEIQENSRVVIRTHGIPKEKLALLKEKNVEVIDATCPFVTKPQEIVSKMSEEGYSIVIFGDINHPEIKGVMSYATDPIVVLSVEELEGKPLKEKVATVAQTTRKFEEYQKIVNYLMEHKKEVRVFNTICNATFENQDAARELSREADIMIIIGGKNSSNTKQLFKICKENCPDSYLVENAKELEKEWFEGKKVCGITAGASTPNWIIEEVIENIKKIQV, encoded by the coding sequence GTGGAGATTAGACTAGCAAAAAGCTATGGATTTTGCTTTGGAGTGAAACGGGCAATCAAAATAGCCGAAGAGAGCCCGAACAGTGTAACTTTCGGTCCGCTTATCCATAACAAAAACGAAATAGACAGGCTCAAAGAGAAGTATAACGTGGAACTTGTAGAAGAGATTGATGAAATACAAGAAAACAGTCGTGTCGTTATACGGACACACGGTATTCCCAAAGAGAAATTAGCGCTCTTGAAGGAAAAAAATGTTGAAGTGATCGATGCAACGTGTCCTTTTGTAACGAAACCTCAGGAGATCGTCTCAAAAATGAGTGAAGAAGGATACAGCATCGTCATATTTGGCGATATTAATCACCCTGAAATCAAAGGTGTTATGAGTTACGCCACAGATCCTATCGTAGTATTGAGCGTAGAAGAGCTTGAAGGGAAACCACTCAAAGAGAAAGTGGCTACTGTCGCCCAGACTACGAGAAAATTTGAAGAGTATCAAAAAATAGTCAATTATCTCATGGAACACAAAAAAGAGGTTCGAGTTTTTAATACCATCTGCAATGCAACCTTTGAAAATCAAGACGCTGCAAGAGAATTGAGCAGGGAAGCTGATATTATGATTATCATAGGTGGCAAAAACTCTTCCAATACAAAACAGCTTTTTAAGATATGTAAGGAAAACTGTCCTGACAGTTACTTGGTAGAAAATGCGAAAGAGTTGGAGAAAGAGTGGTTTGAAGGAAAAAAGGTATGTGGTATCACTGCTGGTGCCTCCACACCGAACTGGATAATAGAAGAAGTTATAGAAAATATAAAGAAAATTCAAGTATAA
- a CDS encoding 30S ribosomal protein S1, whose protein sequence is MEKEVQMNTQNSESANEDFAKMLEEHENQRNESKIIDGVIVEIQDNERVLVDVGEKQEGILNIKEISDEEGNLKYQPGDTIKVMVSGHRNERPVISHKKALAKEKVKAFIEQHKDDFDGLILEGVIKGKNRGGYIVENDEGVQFFLPNSQSFFKNKPEIGRKITAKVIKIDPENDSIVISRKAYLQDIFKKREEIVNQLLNEGTIVEGTIKKITNYGMFVEVAPQVEGLVHYNEISYKGPVNPAKYFQEGDKVNVKAIDFNKEKRRLLLSIKATQPDPWEEIKGELEPGDVINVTISNIEPYGAFVDLGNDIEGLLHISEMSWDKRPKHPKEYVQEGQQLDVEVIEIDAENRKLRVSLKNLLPKPFEEFLSNYKEGDVVEGEVTSLTDFGAFVRIGSVEGLLHNQDISWEKGQKAKDAFNVGEKVEVKIAKIDRDNEKISLDRKSLLESPLEKFAKEHKVGDIVKGTVKDIKEFGVFVALDENVDGLIRNEDLYPLKKEEIQSGDEIEAVISHLDTKNNRLRLSVRRLQKMKEKEDLKKINSDEKTTLGEIIKEKLEK, encoded by the coding sequence ATGGAAAAAGAGGTTCAGATGAATACGCAAAACAGTGAGAGTGCAAACGAAGATTTTGCAAAGATGCTAGAAGAGCATGAAAATCAACGGAACGAATCAAAAATCATCGATGGAGTCATTGTCGAAATACAAGATAATGAGCGTGTACTGGTGGATGTGGGTGAAAAGCAAGAGGGTATTCTCAATATAAAAGAGATTAGCGATGAAGAGGGTAATCTTAAATATCAACCTGGTGACACGATCAAAGTGATGGTTTCTGGACATAGAAATGAGCGACCGGTTATTTCTCATAAAAAAGCGTTGGCCAAAGAGAAAGTGAAAGCGTTTATTGAACAACATAAAGATGATTTCGATGGCCTTATTCTCGAAGGTGTTATCAAAGGGAAAAACAGAGGCGGATACATAGTTGAAAATGATGAGGGTGTACAGTTCTTTTTGCCAAACTCACAAAGTTTTTTTAAAAACAAGCCGGAAATCGGAAGAAAAATTACTGCGAAAGTTATCAAAATAGATCCAGAAAATGACTCTATCGTTATCTCTCGAAAAGCCTATTTGCAAGATATTTTCAAAAAAAGAGAAGAGATAGTAAATCAGCTTTTGAATGAAGGAACGATTGTCGAAGGGACAATTAAAAAAATTACCAATTACGGAATGTTTGTAGAAGTGGCTCCACAAGTAGAGGGCCTGGTCCATTATAACGAGATTAGCTACAAAGGTCCCGTGAATCCGGCTAAGTATTTTCAAGAGGGTGATAAAGTCAATGTCAAGGCAATTGACTTCAATAAAGAAAAACGAAGACTCCTTCTTTCTATCAAAGCGACACAGCCAGATCCATGGGAAGAGATCAAAGGTGAGCTTGAACCTGGTGATGTGATCAATGTGACCATCAGCAATATTGAACCGTATGGCGCATTCGTAGATCTTGGTAATGATATCGAAGGACTCCTTCATATTTCCGAAATGAGTTGGGACAAACGGCCCAAACATCCAAAAGAGTATGTGCAAGAGGGACAACAGTTGGATGTCGAGGTTATAGAGATCGATGCAGAAAACAGAAAACTTAGAGTCTCTTTGAAAAACTTGTTACCAAAACCTTTTGAAGAGTTCCTATCAAACTATAAAGAAGGCGATGTGGTAGAAGGTGAAGTGACATCTTTGACAGATTTTGGTGCATTTGTACGGATTGGTAGTGTAGAGGGACTATTACACAATCAAGATATCAGCTGGGAAAAAGGCCAAAAAGCGAAAGATGCTTTCAATGTAGGCGAAAAAGTAGAAGTCAAAATAGCGAAAATTGATCGAGATAATGAAAAAATATCTCTTGATAGAAAATCTTTGCTAGAGAGTCCCCTCGAGAAATTTGCAAAAGAGCATAAAGTAGGGGATATTGTAAAAGGAACTGTCAAAGATATCAAAGAGTTTGGTGTCTTTGTCGCACTGGATGAAAATGTTGACGGATTGATTAGAAATGAAGATCTTTATCCATTGAAGAAAGAGGAGATACAGTCAGGTGATGAGATTGAAGCAGTCATTTCGCACCTTGATACGAAAAATAATCGTCTTCGACTCTCAGTCAGAAGGCTTCAGAAAATGAAAGAGAAAGAGGATTTGAAAAAAATCAATAGTGACGAAAAAACGACACTAGGTGAAATTATCAAAGAAAAACTTGAAAAGTAA
- the serA gene encoding phosphoglycerate dehydrogenase, which translates to MEKKKIVVCDHLHKKAEEILSKEQDIVYVNAADVPKGEPLYKEIADADVIITRSSTPVDKELLEHAKKLKAIVRAGVGVDNVDMEECSRRGIIVMNVPTANTIAAVELTFAHMLACMRAFPYAHNQLKLERIWKREAWIGNELKGKKLGIIGFGNIGSRVGKRALAFEMDVVTYDPYISPEKATNLGVKYTTDFDEILQCDIITIHTPKTKETINMIGREEIAKMKDGVVLINCARGGLYNEDALYEGLKSGKIKFAGIDVFAKEPATDNKLLELDNVTVTPHLGANTEESQEKIAEGAASQALEAARGISYPNALNLPIKEDEMPPFVKPYLELTQKMGFLAAQVNKGAFKSIKVIAEGEIADYLKSLITFAVVGVLKESLGESINYVNAEFVAKERGIDILSKKSPEASGYKNKITVKLTTDKDIIEISGTIFEENVQRIVDINNFALDVEPKGKMILFKNTDVPGVIGEVGMILAKHNINIADFRLGRDNHGHALAVIIVDDDVSKEVLKELSNLKACISVSYAIL; encoded by the coding sequence ATGGAAAAGAAAAAGATTGTCGTTTGTGACCATCTTCATAAAAAAGCTGAAGAGATTCTTTCTAAAGAACAAGACATTGTTTATGTCAATGCTGCGGATGTCCCAAAAGGAGAACCGCTTTATAAAGAAATTGCTGATGCTGATGTGATCATCACAAGAAGTTCCACTCCTGTAGATAAAGAGCTACTGGAACATGCGAAAAAACTCAAAGCAATTGTTCGAGCCGGCGTTGGTGTTGACAATGTGGACATGGAGGAGTGTAGTCGACGCGGAATCATTGTGATGAATGTTCCAACGGCTAACACCATAGCAGCGGTTGAGCTGACTTTTGCACATATGCTAGCATGTATGCGAGCATTTCCCTATGCACACAATCAGCTAAAACTTGAAAGGATATGGAAAAGGGAAGCCTGGATAGGAAATGAGCTTAAGGGTAAAAAACTGGGAATTATCGGTTTTGGAAATATTGGAAGCCGAGTAGGAAAAAGAGCTCTTGCATTCGAAATGGATGTGGTTACCTACGACCCCTACATTTCACCGGAAAAAGCGACCAATCTGGGTGTAAAATATACAACTGATTTTGATGAAATCTTACAATGTGACATTATTACCATACATACGCCAAAAACAAAAGAGACTATCAATATGATCGGTCGCGAAGAGATCGCGAAGATGAAAGACGGTGTTGTTTTAATCAACTGTGCCAGAGGGGGCCTATACAATGAAGATGCCCTCTATGAAGGACTCAAAAGCGGCAAAATAAAATTTGCTGGCATCGATGTTTTTGCCAAAGAGCCGGCAACGGACAACAAGCTACTGGAACTCGACAATGTGACTGTCACCCCGCACCTTGGAGCAAATACGGAAGAATCACAAGAAAAAATTGCCGAAGGTGCTGCATCCCAGGCTCTTGAAGCAGCAAGAGGAATCAGCTATCCGAATGCACTCAATCTTCCTATCAAAGAAGATGAGATGCCTCCATTCGTCAAGCCATATCTTGAATTGACGCAGAAAATGGGTTTTTTAGCAGCACAAGTGAATAAAGGCGCATTTAAATCGATCAAAGTCATTGCTGAAGGTGAAATTGCAGACTATCTCAAATCATTGATAACATTTGCAGTTGTAGGTGTATTGAAAGAGTCACTTGGCGAGTCGATTAACTATGTCAATGCAGAATTTGTAGCAAAAGAGCGAGGGATTGATATTTTAAGCAAAAAAAGTCCTGAAGCGAGTGGATATAAAAATAAAATCACTGTCAAGCTTACAACGGATAAAGATATTATCGAGATCAGTGGAACCATTTTTGAAGAGAATGTTCAACGTATCGTCGATATTAACAATTTCGCTTTGGACGTAGAGCCGAAAGGTAAGATGATTCTTTTCAAAAATACCGATGTTCCAGGTGTCATTGGCGAAGTCGGTATGATTTTGGCTAAGCACAACATCAACATCGCAGATTTTAGATTGGGTAGAGATAATCATGGACATGCACTTGCCGTGATTATAGTAGATGATGATGTAAGCAAAGAGGTCCTCAAAGAACTATCTAACTTGAAAGCTTGTATCTCCGTTTCCTACGCTATTCTTTAA